DNA sequence from the bacterium genome:
CCAGCTTGCGGTAGGGCTTCACGAACAGCGGGTAGTCCTCGGCGCCGGCGACGCCGCGGTGGAAGTCGGGGCTCAGCTCCAGCGACGGCGCCGCCCGCCGCAGCAGGCTCCAGACGCGCGTCGCGGTGTAGCGCTTCTTCTGCGCGGTGGCCGGGCAGTAGACCTGACCGAAGTCGAAGGGGACGCCGGCGCGCGGGTCGTACCAGCCGCGCGCCTCGGCCACGCTGAACACGTTGCGCGAGTAGAGGCAGTTCTGCGGGTCGTCGGTGGGGAACGTGCCGATGCGGGCCATGTTCGCGTGGGCCGAGACGGTGCCGTCGGGCAGCCGCCGCGCCACCCAGACCGCGGTGTTGCTGCCGGGGCCGGCGCCGATCATCTCCAGCAGCCAGCACTCGCGCGGATCGCAGAGCGAGAACGACTCGCCGGTGCTGCGGTAGCCGTGGGTCTCGATCAGCGAGGTGATGACCTCGACCGCCTCGCGCGCGGTGCGCGCACGCAGCAGAGCGAGGGTCATCAGGTTCCAGTAGTGCAGACCGCCCGTCTCGTCCAGCAGCTCGGTCCGGCCGTCGAAGGTGGTCTCGCCGATCGCCACCTGGTGCTCGTTCATCAGGCCGACGACCGCGTAGGTGTGTGCAGGCCAGGGGATCCGCGCCGTCACGGTGCCGTCCCAGAAGCGCACCTCCTGCATCTCGCCGGGCGCGTGGTCGGCCGCCGGGATGCGCCGCAGGATGGGGTGGAACTCCCCGTCGC
Encoded proteins:
- a CDS encoding C69 family dipeptidase translates to MRPCLAFALLLALAAAPAAACTNLLVTPGASADGSAFITYTCDGEFHPILRRIPAADHAPGEMQEVRFWDGTVTARIPWPAHTYAVVGLMNEHQVAIGETTFDGRTELLDETGGLHYWNLMTLALLRARTAREAVEVITSLIETHGYRSTGESFSLCDPRECWLLEMIGAGPGSNTAVWVARRLPDGTVSAHANMARIGTFPTDDPQNCLYSRNVFSVAEARGWYDPRAGVPFDFGQVYCPATAQKKRYTATRVWSLLRRAAPSLELSPDFHRGVAGAEDYPLFVKPYRKLALTDVMSLMRDHYEGTDYDMTQGVDAGPFGGPDRWRPMAWEQGGETYTWERPISTQQTGFSHIAQSRRGLPDPVGGCLWYGVDDTDTTVWFPLYAGITEVPPSFARGGLEEFSWDSSWWVFNLVANYAGLKYSYMIEDIRAAQRELEGGLIAMQPAVEATAARLHAQDPALCA